In Patagioenas fasciata isolate bPatFas1 chromosome 11, bPatFas1.hap1, whole genome shotgun sequence, the genomic stretch TCCACAGAGTGCAGGTGTCTGAGGGCTCTAAGCATGAAAGAACTCAGCTGTGTATTCCTCACACAGTCCAGGCTGGGGAGAGAAGTCTGTCCCCAGTCAGTCTCAGGCTCCTCAGTATGAGAAGACATTAAAACCCCTGGAGGTAATTCAAAAGAACAAATCAAAATATGCAGTGGAAAAAGGAACGGACAAGTGAGAAAAGGGCAGGAGCGCTAACTGCTCATCGCAAAAGAATATTGACAATGAAGCAACTCCAGTTCAAAACTAAAAAGACTAAACCAGGATTCCATTCTGGATATTAGGTTTTTCCTCTCCTGTCTCATGTGATTCCACCCTTAACAGTCAAGGGCTATTTTCTCTGACAAACAGTCCCATCAGCTTTTTGGGCACGTGCCATATTGTTCATATTAACGGCACTTCTCCATGTACTTAAGACTGAGTAGTGCAGGCAAGATTTACTCTGGACCTTCCCCCGGGGATGTGCAGAGAGGGGATTGTAGCAGTGATACAGAAACCAGACCCTTGTTTATCTGTGCACTGCTCTTTGTACACAAGCTTAGGTGGCACAGCACTCCATTTTGGGAAACGTACCCCCACAAGTAGAAAAGGAGCTGCTGCTTGCTAGGTGAACCAGGACTGTTTTAGCTGTATGGCTGGTTGCTCCTGAGCAGCTGCAGAGCATAAGGAGCCTGGCACGGGCACTGCAGATCACTGCCCAGATCACGGGACGCTGATGAGGGACTGGATCCTGTCACAGGGAACTCCCACTAAAGCCATGCAGTATCTCTCCCTGTTTCTGTGGGCAGCAAAAAGCTGAGTTAGGGCTGGAGAAGAATACTAGCACTAACAAAGAGCTATGACCTGTCCTTTAATTTTCCAGGCATACCTTTTGCAGATTCCAGAACTCAAGACTATTAGTCTCCCTGAGTAACTTCCACATTTTAAGCTTTTACCCAACCTAAACAACTAAGACCCTGAGAAAGGACATGCCCCTCTCTGGGGGTAGGGGGACATCCCTGCTACCCACATGTGAGCCTTGGCAGCCAATATTGTTCTACTTTATTACAAGCACTGACAGACCAAGGGAAGAGCAGGGAATCTCAGGGAATAACAACAAGCTCATCCTCTCTTGTGCTGTCAGCAAGCAATGAAGGATGACAGCTAAAGGTAAAATGCTTCTGGCAACTGCTCAGCCTTACCAGGGATCAAATCTGGCTGCAAACCTGCTGATTAAGGACTGGCTGGGTTGGGAAAGAGAGAACACCCAGAAAAATAGTAAAGAAGAACCATTACCAAAAGGCAAATATCACTGGGTTAGCAacttacttttttctttccttatctcTTTTAAGAGTTTGCGATCCTCCAGCCTGCTGAGCCTGAGATTGGAGCAATTCAGCTGCTGTCTTCCTTTGTTTAAATGCATTTACTTCATCATCCAGAGACTTCTTCTTATCCTCTAGCTTCTTTTTTTCGTCCTGATGTAACTTCTTCAGGCGATCAAACTTTTCATGCAGctagagggaaaggagagaggTGAGCCAGACCCAGCACTACCAGATATTCTGTTCACAGGAAAAGAGGAAGATGGAAGGATCCCATGAGACCTGAGCCTTCAAGTCTCCATTGGTTCTTACATCATTTCTAGCCCCCTGAGCTGACACTGCGTAGACAAAGGGCAGGGAACAGTCTCCCTCCACAACAGCTTACAAACGGAGCAGTGTTCTAGTGATGCACCATTGCACAGACTAACAACAGAGGGCTGGGAGAGTATAATCATAAAATAACATTAATCTTCTGCCTTATTCCTCTTTAAAGGTCAgtaaattaatgtttttttcataATGCTAATGACTTGTATGGGTGTATTTTTTATATAACAAGACTGTATCAGGGTTTGAATTTTGCCACACTGCAATTCTCCATCAGAATCAAGACTACGGCAGTTCCATGGTGCAGTTGTACATGACAAGCACCATGATCTAGTTCTGTCCTACAGGATGCACACCTTCACATCCCCATGACCCCAAGTTAAACTTTCAACTTGTCAGTAAGAAAGTCCTAAACCACACTCTGCAGAAAGTGCTTTGGCAGCAGCTACCTGCTTGGGAGCAGATCTATCACTCACAACCATGAAGAGACAAGTACTGCATCCTTCACCTCTTTTTCAGCCTCCTTCAGCTCCGCTTCTTTTTCCTTGACCCTCTGGACAAACATTTGTCTCATTGCCTCTTCCTTTTTCTGCAGTTCTCCCAGAAACTCATTTCTTTTGGCTTCATAAGTTTCTTGCAAGCTGAAAATACAGGAAAGCCCAGTGATATGACTTGGGACAAACCCTGCTTCCTCTGAGCCTCTGAAATCAGGCCCTCACCAAGAATATTGCTTGCCCACAGCACATTTGCTACTCACCCACCCATATGTGCCCAAGGTCTTTATCCAACTGCTTCTGGGGTCTGCAAGCTATTATACTTTTCTGTACGCTGAATGCTGGGCAACTCAAAGAGACCAGCTAGCAATAAACACTAGTTCAGAGGGACACTGCTGTATCTCTACAGCACAGACCTTTCTACTACTATATTTGCCTTTTCACGGTCAATCCTGCACACAGTCTCTGCGTTTTCACCTTCTCTGGCTCAGCCAGCACCTTTGATGAAGTCTGGATTTATGTGACCTGGCAAGTTTTCTCGCTGCATTGGTTCCTGACGTGCTCTCTCAAgggcacacacatacacaggcgCAGCACATCTAACAAAGCCTCTCTCAAGCTTTCCTGTCTCCTCCAAGGATCCTACCTGAAGGGTTTGCTGTCTGGATCAGTGTCCTTGAAACCCATCTCTTCCAGCTTACATCGCCGGTATAGCTCATAGTGGCGTGTGTGGGTCTGTTCGCGAAGGTCTTCCATGTTCACGCGAATCAGCATCTCCCGCAGCTTCACAAAGTCGCAGTGAGCTTCATTCTCCACTTTAAGATTACATGATAAGGAGTAAGATGGGGGCAGAAGCAGAGGTTTCTTCCCACATCCTCCACCTGTCTACTCCTGCAAGAGGTTTAACCTTCCAAGCAGAGAAAACTGTTGCTATAGGCCTTACACAAGGATTTAACAAAGGATAATTCTCAGTGAGATATTAAAATTCCAGCAGGCCCTTGCTCCTCTTATGAGAGCCCACTGCCTCCTGACAGAAGTGACACCATTCATGCCATGAAAATCCCAGGGCTCAACTCACCCTGCACTGTGCCCCAGGGGTACTGACGAGCTTTCAGCATTTTGTTTCCTATTTTCAGTTCCTCCGTGCTCCCGATCACTGCAAATGGCAAGTGGGCCTGGAACACATTTAACGATACTCAGGTTAGTCCCTCTCAACTCCGTCTGATTTGCCAGCACATAGGGATTAGCACAGCCACTGAGCAAGACAGTCATGATGCACACGCTAATCACAGGGAATCTAGTCACTGGCCACTAGCCCAAGACAAGGGGGGAGAAGGGAGGGTCCTTTTTGGAAACCTTGTTAGTGCTACCACTCTATATCCTCTACCTGGCTTATCCTCCCAGCCACAGGGTCCCAGGTGAGATGAGCCAGTGCAAGACTGGCACCAGAACGACAGCTCAAACAACGTGCTGTGCGGCTCTGACTGCAGTGCTGTCCCGGGGATTGCCGTGGCTGAGGAGAGCATCTGCACAAGCACAGAAGCAACAGAAGAGGTCTTGGAGCCTTCTTGATTTGATCCCCCCAACCACTCCCTCAGCTCACAGTGGAGCACAAGACAAGTTGCTCTATCGGATCATGAGATCGAAGTCCCTCCTTCACCCCAGAGTAACAGTGTTTTCCTCCCTGTTTGCTTTGGCCCTGGTAAAGAAGGGCTGAAATCACCCCTGCACTAGGTTAGCgtgccctgagctctgccccAGGCTGACCCTGCATTCCCTGTGGCTGTGCCAAGCCTGCCCCGCACTAACACCCCACACGCTCACTGCACTGCACTGGGGTTCACCCTCAGCACCtcctctcccaaatcctgcagcacTCCTTTATCAAAACTGCTCCTAAGAAACCCAAAGGAGTGCCAAAGGCCTTATAAAAATCCTCATGGTGTTGATGCTACACACAGCTACTGCTCGATGGCTGACAAGGGAGGCCAAATCCAGGGATCACAGCCATGAGGagcagtcctggggacagcagaacGGGGCTGTGCCGCTACCTATGTATCCAAGATACATACTCCACAGAGTGCGGGCGTTACAAGTACCCAAAGATGAACTAAGAACAAGAggaatttgtttttcaaaaattcCAAAATATAAACCAGTCTTTTCTTACTAAAAAAGATACTTCTTGCCTTCTGCAGAGAAACTAAGAGATGCACTCAGTACAAACTCAGCAGAGTGGAACAGAAACACTCCTGGCACCTCTCTAGGCTCAGAAAGCCTCACCTCACGTTCCCCTCATTCCCCAAACTCAGGTAGCCAAGCAAACTCCCCTAACCTCAGACAGTGAAAGAAATACCACGCTATGGCCACACAGGCACAGCCTGAACCTCAGCCACCCATGGGCCCGGTTACCGTCACCAGCAGAGTCACTTCCTCCACTGGTACCAACCCTCTGGCTGCTGTCTTTGCCAGGGAGAAAGTGCTGGGGATTTCCTTCTTCCACCAGCAAGGAAATTCCACCTCCCGCCAGGTGGGACAGCTCATATAGCTGCTTGTGATTTCATTTAACTAGCAGATGCTGGGagaatattttcttcagtaattAGACTAAATCATTCAAAATGGAAAAGCCAATAGGGAGTTGAAAGAATGTGAGAGcttgtttttcttatttaagaATAAAATCCAGGTGGGAAGAGACCTTAAGAATTTTGGACAGTGTTTTCTCTGAACTTGTAAATATATGCCTGGTGTGATTCTCAAGATAACCAAATCAGTTTGAAGGAAAATCAGGCATCTTGTTCTGAAGATTTGTTTAATCTGATTATTTTCTAAATACTTCCCTTGATGGCTTTGTTCATGGTTAGATACttttttttctgatcatcatGGCCCAGATTTTAAATCCTTCAGTTAATCAACTCCTGCCAGATCAAGCAATATCTTCTCTGTTCAGTAAATCAATTTGGAATGCAAAataccttggggaaaaaaaatcctaatcaATCCAGCACAAGTGGCTACAATAAAGTAAAATGCATATGAAAGTGAGTTTGCATATTTTAAAGCCTAATTTTACTTTTCATGCAAAATACCTCTGCCCTCAGAAGGGCCAAGGGGAGGGGACTCCTCCCTTTTGCCATCACACCTCTGATTCCTTGAGGATGATGTTGCACATTCGTTTCCACTGTATTTCTGCACAGTGGGAACACTAAGCACTGAGAAAGATCCCATCACAAAACTACTCTGACCAGGACACCATCACTGACAGCTCCTGCATTAGGACAACTTCATGTTTCTTTCAGGCCTCTCCACAACACTCTAAAACCATTAATGTTAGATTGAGAGATGACATCAAAGTACATCAGCAAGACCTATGGTTCATCAACAGCAGTTAAGCAACTTCCTCTACTTGCTTTCCTGTAAAAAGCCTTCTGAAAAATGAGACTATGGTCAGGATGTGCTGACAGAGGGGCCAAGGGACACCTTGCTCCATCTTCTGGGAGCCACAGACAAGGCACCCACAATACTGGGAACACCAGAGCCAGAACAACCACCTGCAGGCACCTTGAGACATGTTTGACCCAAGTTGAGTACTGTTTTTCAGATGTTGCTGGTTAAGCTGTGTAACTCCCTGTCACAGGATCCTGGAAGTTCACTGCTGGGGTGACACATGTGACAGAAATCCAGAGAAACCCTTGAGCTCAATGGAGTTAGATGCTGGGGAAGTATGTGGGGGAAGTGAAACATCATACACATTCCCTCTATTCTTATATAATCCAAAAGTGACCAAAAGCAGATATTTAGGCAAGAGAAGGGTCACTGGGCTGGATGGGCCTCTGGTCCCAcccttgtgttttatttttcacatcAGCACTTGGATATAGCTCAAGGGAAGCCACTGCTCTAACCAGGCTCATTTTATTTCCCTGTCCATCCGTTCTGGCCAACAGCACCAGAGCCAAAAGGCCAAACCCAACCAAGAACCCACCAAAGCAACTTGATCAATAACAAAACAGCAACTCAGTGCACACTGAGTCAACCAGCTGAAGGGGCTCTGCTGCAAGTACAGCTACGAGCAAGAGGAGATGCCCACGGAGGTAGGGCTTCGCAGGAAACACCAGCCCAGGAGAGCAAAACTGCTTGGTGCAAAAAACACAGGGTGAGGAACAGAGAGGCACGTGTCTGTAGACagcctgcccctcacaccagacaGGTAATACCCATCTGATTAATTCATAACCCAGGACCATCCTCGCCTTGCACAGCCAAGCCTCACCATCTGTCTCATTTTCTACAAGTCCCTCAACAGATCTGCAGTAGGAGAGAGAAGGGGTTAAAACACAATCTGTTTTCCGACTAGAAAAGCCCACCAGAGCAGCGGTAGCCCACCACAAGGCTCTGCTAGCCTAGGATGACACTTCAAGGATTGGATCCCTGTGAAatcttctgtttttaaaacacaaaatacaaCGGAAACCGGACTTAAGAAGCACCCCAAAATGGGCCACCAATCCCTACAGTGATAGTACTGTTCTGGGAGACCAGGAAGTGCCGAGTCACTTACATTCATTGTCCCATTTATCTCTGCCACTGATTCATCATCTGTTGGGAACTGGTAGATCTGGACCCCATTACTGACCAGTTCGCTTGTGATTTTTATCTTAAATTTGGTCAGCTCACTCTTGGAAATGGCATCAGATTTGGCAATAATGGGAATGATGTTCACCTAGAAAGGAAGAGAGTGGTAAGAAGTTCTCAGCTTTGCTCCAGGGAGTTTTTCCAAGTCTGCAACACACCTTACAAAAACTTAAATGCTCAATAAATCTACAGTCATCTACACTAGTACAAGGACTATTCAAGGTGGGCAGATGCACCCTGAAAAAGCCGCAGCCTTTCCACCACACACATGGCAAAGCTGCCCAGTAAGAGTTAAACACACCTACCTTGCTGTCAAGCTTCTTCATTGTTACCAAGTCCAGGGATTTCAGTGAGTGGCCTGTCGGAGCAATGAAGTACAAGCAAGCGTGGATCCGGGTGTCATGGtagttgtgcaaagccctttttATCTTCAGTTCTTCTTGCAAGTAGGCTTCAAACTGAGCATCAATGAACTCGACAATGGGCTTATAGCTttggtggaaggaaaaaaaaaactcataCACTTTGCAGTCAGAGAGGTAAACTGTGCTCCTTTGCTTGCATTTAAAAAACTAACTGCTTGTTAGATTTCACTTCCCAAGACCAATTCCCTCAATTgcccttcctccccatctgtatGAGATTTAAAAGTTGCACTACTGACAAGGAGATGCAGTCCTACATCAGACTCCAGCAGCCTGTTTGACAAAACACAGTACTAGAGACTCAGCAGAGGACAGGAGACACACCATCCTCTCCAGGGAAAGTGCACTCTCTGACTTTGAAATATGAGAGTGAGAGACTTATAAAAGGAAGCATAACACAGACTCATTCACAGCAGTGTGTAACCCTTCTTGCACCCAGTGAGTGAACGGCTTGCTGCTCTCGCAGCCCCAAGTCCAGCAGCTGGAAGACACATCTCCATTCAGTAGCACCTTTGCCCACTGCTCTGGGGCAGGAAATCCCTGACACTCCCTTGCAAGGCCATCTGAAACACAGACGCTTTCAGACTCACAATGTAAAGGGCATCAGTGCATCTTAAACAAAACTAAAGAGAAAAATCTAACAGACCCACAACAAAGCAAATCCCACCTACAACGCCTCTGTGGAGATGGGCCTTGGAGTCTGGTGGAACTGCACAGCCTTTAACCACCACACTCCAGCGACACTGGGACATGAGTCGCCAGAGATACTCCCCAGGGTTCCTTGCTGCAAGTTTATCGTGATTCCTTTGGCAATATGCAAGAGTCTTGCCACAAGTGGTTGTTAAGCCAAACGGTCACCAGACCACATTAGTGATTTGGTCGGCAGCTTGTGGTCAGCACAGCACCAGGAAGCAAGTGCAGATGCCCGGGAGCTCTCTGCTCTCCCCAACAGACAAATTTGGGCAGAATGCTGCCAGCAGGGCGGATATTGCTCTGACAGCATGAGAAAAGCTGCTTTGAGAGCTTGAGCAGTGCTGACACACCACAGCCTCTGTCCTCTCTTCCACTTGTCCCATCCCAAAGAGGTGACATGGACAACCCataagagggaaggaggagaactTTACAGCGCAGTCTGGCCCATCTAGGGCACAGGGAGAGACCCTGCATGAAAAAACCAGGTCACGATACAGCCTCTCTCCCCCTTCACTCACCTGTCCTCTTTGTTGATCTGATCCCCAAAGCCCACTGTGCTCACAATGGTCAGTTTGAGGTTGACATTGCTCTCCTGCAGGTCATAGGTACTGGATTtcagctgcaccccaggctgTGAGTGAGATGCTGGGTCACCTTCAAACTTGGTGTTGAAAAGCGTGTCCATGAGGGTAGACTTACCGAGACCAGTTTCCCCTAATGGATGAAAAGAGAGTTGAAATGTTTCGTTGAATATTAATATGGTTTGGCCTTTCAGCTTCCAGATGTTAACAAGGGTGAAATTGTAGCAGATGAAAACAGATCTCATGCTCCAAAGAGATCGTCTGGCAAGCAGAAAGCCATGTACAACGGGAGGTCTGTATTCCGAGCAAATTACATTTCACAGTCTAATGACCATTAATATTGTTAGAAAATAGAGATGAAAAGAAAGAGgtgaaaaggcaaaggggaaaaCATTGTTCAGATCCTGCATAAATCCACAACTACCCTACAGAAGatgctgttttcattaaaaagtggGAGGGGGAATGAGGCTCATTTCCAATACCAAAAAAAGATGCTAGGGTTCAATAGGTCTCTAATAAGCAGCCACTGAAATAGCTTTCTTCTGTGCAGAAACACTGAGAGTTGGTTCCAGTCCTACAGCAAGCTGTGCAGTTGGTTTCTTATACCCACAACAGACTGAGTTGGGGGATGCACCTTCTAGACTGGGAGGGGGCATTTCCTGTAATATCTGGTTTCCATACCTTAGGGGCTACACAAGCTACACAATACTCAAAAATCTGCTTCCGAAAGTTCTGCAGCATTAAACTGATATTTGGATTCCATCTATCAAAAGGGAAGTATTTCATTGTCTGGAAGGGACAAATCCCAGAGACCAGTCTTAAATTTGTTTTAGATACATCCcgggaagaacaaaacaaagccctCTGTGCACGCATTCCGCAGGGCAGCCTCTCTCACTGTACTCTGACAATGGAGCAGCTTTCTGAGCTGAAAGGATCTGACTGCATGCTAAACTTGTAAGCAGTCTGGTCTGCTgccctgcaagggctgttttgttttgtagaaACAGCAATTTCTGAGCTGCCCATTTGGCTTTTGTGGAAACTTCAAGCTGAACCCCACCCACTGAGAAGGCTGCTCCTCCAGCCTGCTGTGGGACCACAGGGAGTCGGTGTCTGGCTGGAGcagccttctcctccttccccgaGCCCTCAGTTCCCAACCAAGACAACTTCATCATTTTCCTACTTTGCTCAGAAGAAAAGAGCTTCTTATTTTTGTAGGCTTAGAGGTCTGCAACAGATCCAAATTGAGCATGAAATGCTCAATTCAGCAAGGAGAAgctcctccccatcctcccctgTCCAAATATCCAAGCCTCACCTCTGCAAGCAGTCAAATTCCCCTCTCTTGGCCCCAGAAGGGACTTCTCTCACTCAAGGCTAAAGTACATGACAGACAGAGGAGGGCAAACATCCACTACTCTGGGAACTGAGTGGTCTCTGATTGCCAGGATCATATATCAGAATTCATTAACATTTGAAAGTCAATGTACACCTtgagctgcagagctgcccaGAGCCAGCCAAGAGCTTGTACTCCATCCCTGACTGATGCCAGCTACAGCCAGAACAGCCACAAATCCAGTTGCTCTTCACACCAATCCCATTTGCAGTCTGAAGGGGTGAAGAGGGAGTCAGCACCGGGAGCTGGCATTCCTTCAGTCCCTTGTGCTATGTTAATGCATCAGCTGTAACTACACCAACACAGACCAGCATGCACAGGCACAAGGATGGGAGGGGGACCCAGCAAAGCACAAGGTTATCTCTGTTGCTGGAAGAATGAGCTGGACCATCCAGAAGATTCATAGCTGATCACAGCAAGCCCTTGGTTGACTTTGAATCTCATAGTCTGAGCTTTTGGTGTACTATTTGCCCCAAAGGGGGAACAGGTGCCCAAAGCACAGCACGCCAGAGCCATGGCCACATTTTGGGAAGGGATTTTGCGAGTTAACAGCAGACAGCCTGCATGACTGCCAGCCTTTTCTCAGGGATTTCAGGAGAacagcagcatttaaaaaaaaaagacaaaaatctgaacagcctgtgaaggctgcagcATTTCCAGAGCCTCTGCCAAGGGATGGGTGGGACAGCGCAGCGGATGCCAGGATCCATGATGGGGTGTCTTGGGACAGGGTGCTCAGCCTGCTAGGAAGGCAGCCCTGGGGTGCGGGAGCATCACCCACACACCAGCCTGCAAACCCCACCTGTGCTGCCATCCCGCACCCCTCATCCCAAAGCCTGGCAGGCCCTGGAGCACAGTCACATCCAGCAACCCACATCCTGAGCCTCCAGGGCTGCAGGACAGAGTGacaggggagcagcagcagcgaccagagcagggagctgctctctgcagcgGATACACAAGGTCGCTTGTAAATCACACTGGCTTCCGGGCAGACAAACACCCTGTAAACAGCCTGTCGTTTCTGCTTCCCTCCTTCTTTAGAGCAAAAAGTGTTCACATGAGGCCAAGACCATTGTTTAAACATCCTGAACCTGCTGATCATTACCTACTTTAAATCAATCTAATGTGTTGTTTCCAGCAGGAGAGTGACTATAACTGTCAGAGGGGCCAGGAGAAGTGCATAAGAGATGCAGGGAAATTTTTAACAGAACATTCTTTTATATTCCACCTCATACCAGCTACACAGAGCCAGCAAGGGCAACTTCAAAGTCACACACTGATGTTTTCCTTTAGAAAGGGGAAGATCTGAACTGGTAAGGCATTCTTCCCTAGGTGGGAGCTGCCCAGCCAACACCTACAACACCAGCCACTAACATGGCATCTCCAACATGAAGTCTGCACACTCAAAATGATATTCAGCCAGCAAATACCCCTGTTCCTGCACTGTGTAACCCCACCGACATGGCACAgagaagaggacagaagagagAGGAATGTCTCAGGTGAAAGAAACATGTTAACACTCATGGAGTAACATAAGACAGTAAAAAACTGAAGAAGTTAATAAAGTGCTTTGCTGTGTTAAAGATGACCAGAGCTGAGGAGCAAAGCTACTTTGAAGGGCAAAAGGGAGGAGTTTTTAATCTCCTGGGAGTTTCTGTCTGACACAGCGGCAACTTTCTGCTGGCTGGAAGATGTAAATGGTGCCAACTGCTTCTTGTAAGGACAGGAG encodes the following:
- the SEPTIN6 gene encoding septin-6 isoform X4 is translated as MAAAEVARQGEGCRTVPLSGHVGFDSLPDQLVNKSVNHGFCFNILCVGETGLGKSTLMDTLFNTKFEGDPASHSQPGVQLKSSTYDLQESNVNLKLTIVSTVGFGDQINKEDSYKPIVEFIDAQFEAYLQEELKIKRALHNYHDTRIHACLYFIAPTGHSLKSLDLVTMKKLDSKVNIIPIIAKSDAISKSELTKFKIKITSELVSNGVQIYQFPTDDESVAEINGTMNAHLPFAVIGSTEELKIGNKMLKARQYPWGTVQVENEAHCDFVKLREMLIRVNMEDLREQTHTRHYELYRRCKLEEMGFKDTDPDSKPFSLQETYEAKRNEFLGELQKKEEAMRQMFVQRVKEKEAELKEAEKELHEKFDRLKKLHQDEKKKLEDKKKSLDDEVNAFKQRKTAAELLQSQAQQAGGSQTLKRDKERKN
- the SEPTIN6 gene encoding septin-6 isoform X5, encoding MAAAEVARQGEGCRTVPLSGHVGFDSLPDQLVNKSVNHGFCFNILCVGETGLGKSTLMDTLFNTKFEGDPASHSQPGVQLKSSTYDLQESNVNLKLTIVSTVGFGDQINKEDSYKPIVEFIDAQFEAYLQEELKIKRALHNYHDTRIHACLYFIAPTGHSLKSLDLVTMKKLDSKAHLPFAVIGSTEELKIGNKMLKARQYPWGTVQVENEAHCDFVKLREMLIRVNMEDLREQTHTRHYELYRRCKLEEMGFKDTDPDSKPFSLQETYEAKRNEFLGELQKKEEAMRQMFVQRVKEKEAELKEAEKELHEKFDRLKKLHQDEKKKLEDKKKSLDDEVNAFKQRKTAAELLQSQAQQAGGSQTLKRDKERKNNPWLCTE
- the SEPTIN6 gene encoding septin-6 isoform X3 — encoded protein: MAAAEVARQGEGCRTVPLSGHVGFDSLPDQLVNKSVNHGFCFNILCVGETGLGKSTLMDTLFNTKFEGDPASHSQPGVQLKSSTYDLQESNVNLKLTIVSTVGFGDQINKEDSYKPIVEFIDAQFEAYLQEELKIKRALHNYHDTRIHACLYFIAPTGHSLKSLDLVTMKKLDSKVNIIPIIAKSDAISKSELTKFKIKITSELVSNGVQIYQFPTDDESVAEINGTMNAHLPFAVIGSTEELKIGNKMLKARQYPWGTVQVENEAHCDFVKLREMLIRVNMEDLREQTHTRHYELYRRCKLEEMGFKDTDPDSKPFSLQETYEAKRNEFLGELQKKEEAMRQMFVQRVKEKEAELKEAEKELHEKFDRLKKLHQDEKKKLEDKKKSLDDEVNAFKQRKTAAELLQSQAQQAGGSQTLKRDKERKNFF
- the SEPTIN6 gene encoding septin-6 isoform X1 is translated as MAAAEVARQGEGCRTVPLSGHVGFDSLPDQLVNKSVNHGFCFNILCVGETGLGKSTLMDTLFNTKFEGDPASHSQPGVQLKSSTYDLQESNVNLKLTIVSTVGFGDQINKEDSYKPIVEFIDAQFEAYLQEELKIKRALHNYHDTRIHACLYFIAPTGHSLKSLDLVTMKKLDSKVNIIPIIAKSDAISKSELTKFKIKITSELVSNGVQIYQFPTDDESVAEINGTMNAHLPFAVIGSTEELKIGNKMLKARQYPWGTVQVENEAHCDFVKLREMLIRVNMEDLREQTHTRHYELYRRCKLEEMGFKDTDPDSKPFSLQETYEAKRNEFLGELQKKEEAMRQMFVQRVKEKEAELKEAEKELHEKFDRLKKLHQDEKKKLEDKKKSLDDEVNAFKQRKTAAELLQSQAQQAGGSQTLKRDKERKNNPWLCTE
- the SEPTIN6 gene encoding septin-6 isoform X2, which translates into the protein MAAAEVARQGEGCRTVPLSGHVGFDSLPDQLVNKSVNHGFCFNILCVGETGLGKSTLMDTLFNTKFEGDPASHSQPGVQLKSSTYDLQESNVNLKLTIVSTVGFGDQINKEDSYKPIVEFIDAQFEAYLQEELKIKRALHNYHDTRIHACLYFIAPTGHSLKSLDLVTMKKLDSKVNIIPIIAKSDAISKSELTKFKIKITSELVSNGVQIYQFPTDDESVAEINGTMNAHLPFAVIGSTEELKIGNKMLKARQYPWGTVQVENEAHCDFVKLREMLIRVNMEDLREQTHTRHYELYRRCKLEEMGFKDTDPDSKPFSLQETYEAKRNEFLGELQKKEEAMRQMFVQRVKEKEAELKEAEKELHEKFDRLKKLHQDEKKKLEDKKKSLDDEVNAFKQRKTAAELLQSQAQQAGGSQTLKRDKERKNSGFL